The genomic region GGGCACGCCGCGCCGGGAGCAGGAGGCGGAGGTGGCTCAGCTGACCACCGGTACCGGTACCGTGATGTTGGTCGACGACGAGGAAACCATCCGCAACCTGGGGACGGAAATGCTGCAAATTCTGGGATACAGCGTGCTAACTGCGGAAGATGGGGTGGTTGCCGTCGACCTTTTCCAGAAACACCACAACGACATCGTTTGCGTCATCCTGGACCAGACCATGCCGAATCTTGACGGGGAACAGACGTTCCGAATACTGCACAGCATAGACCCTGCAGTCAAGGTGATAATGTCCAGTGGCTTCAGCGAGCAAGACATCGCCGAGAGGTTCACCGGGAGAGGTTTGGCAGGTTTCATCCAGAAGCCGTACAGGCTTGCCAATCTGAGCCGCATGCTCCAGGAACTGGGCTGAATCCGACCCGGTTCGGCGGCCATTCGGCCCACCGCATTTGTCTTTCCCAGCGCCTAATCCAGGCTGTCCCTCTTTTGCTTGCCTTCCGCCCGCAATTATCTTATTTTAATTGCCGTTTTCCTGGGGCAGGACCTGCCCGCCTCGATCTCAAGAACAGCTAGGAGGGATTATGTCGACACCACTGATTGCTCTGGCAGTGATTCTCGCGGTATTCGCCGTCGTGTTAATACCTTTGATGATGGCGAAGTCGGGCCAGGAGCCAATCGACGAGCCGCGGCACGAACACGGGAGCCAGGCGAAAAAGTCCCACAGGAAGAAAAAAAGACGCTGAACTGGACGTCCCGTCAAGGGATGATCCGAGAAAGGAAAGAGATGAGGGGGGAAAAGGCGATCGACGAACTTCTGGACCTGGTCAAGCAGCAGCAGGTTTTCCTGGAGATGTTCGTCCGTTCCTGGATCGACGACTATCGCTGCAGCGGCGGCGCAATCTTCTGCGGCAAGGGGTGCCGCAACTGCTGCAGTCTTGCCGTCCATACCGGCTTTGCCGAGGCACTTGCCGTCGCCCGCAACCTGGATGAGACACAGGGAAGGGCGGTCGAGAGCTACGCGGTCAGGTTGCGGGACCTGTTGCAGGGAGTGAGCGAACTCCCCGACTACCTGCGCCTGCACCGGCAGGAGATGGGGTTTTGCCCGTTTCTGACCGATGGCGGCGACTGCGGCGTCTATCCGGTCCGTCCGCTCTCCTGCCGCTCGCTCATCTCCACACGGGAAAGCGTATGGTGCGGCGCCGACTTTGCTCAGGTCCCTCCGGCTGAGCGTGAAGCGTTCGTGGCCGCGCTGGACAAAAAGGTGGTCGCCTTCCCGAGCCACTACGTCGCGGTGCTGCAGGAAAGCGGCAAAGAGTTGGAGTCTGCCGGCGCAAAGACCATGCGCGAGCTTTTCGGCTTCTCCCTCTACGGCAACCTTGGTGTCCTGGTTCATCTATGCCGCAGCCACGACCTTGCAAAGGCTTGTCTGACCGGAAAAGATGCGGCTGTCGGCTGCATCGCCGGGGCAGGTTTCGATCATCCGCTGCTGCTTAACGTCACCTAGCGGCAAGCCAGCCATCAACGGGCGATGGCGCTGAACTCGACCCGGCTGCGGGGGGCATTCTCCTGCGCGGGGGGGCGGTAGATGTCCTCGCTCCCCTGGAACAGCCGCTCGGCTGGCAGCCCTCCTCTTGACACCAGGTAGTTGAAGACGGCTGCTGCCCGCTCCCGGGCGAGAGACTGCAGGTCGGTCTCCGCAACGACCGTGTTGGCGATGATCAGCTTCCTCATCTCGTTTGCGGGCAACTCCTTTACCAGCCCCAGCGCGTTTCGCGGCTTGGGGAATTTCTCCTTCTTGTAGACCGCTTTCAGTAGCCTCGTGTACTCCTCTTCGGAAAGTTTCACCGCCGCGCCGCTCTCCCCCTCGGCCGACTTCTGTTCCTTTGCCAGGTACAGGTATTTCTCGTGCTGCAGCTTACGCTCCAGCAGTTCCTGCCGGTACCCCTCCGGGTCCTTTGCCTTGTCCACGAAACCCTTGACCTCCATCTTCACGCCGGGGCGGTCCGCTAGCACCTTGGCCAGTTTTTCGAGTTTCTGGCTCTCCCCCTGCGAAAGCGAGCTGGAACCGGGCTCGAACTGGACCATGCTGAAGTCCTGCCCCCCCCCAGTGAGCGAGGACAAAAGCGCAAACGGCGAGGTCGCCGCCTTCACCAAAAGGTTCTTCAACACCTGTCCGACCAGCCTCCAGATGCTGAATTGAGGGTCGTCGGTGCGGCCGGTGACCGGCAGGTCGAGATGGATCTCCCCCTTGCGGTCCTTTAGCAGGGCGATGGCCAGGCGCACCGGTAGATTGGTCGCCTCCTTGCTCTCCACCTTGTTCCCGAAGGTGAACTGGTCGATGAAGATCCGGTTTTCCGAGGAGAGCTGCTTTTTCTCGATGAGGTACTTGAGGTCGAGGAAGAGCTTCCCTTTGTCTATTTCGTAGCCGAGGTAGGTCCCCGAGTACGGGGTCACGGGGGAGAGCTCGATATCCCGGAAGGAGACCTTCAGGTCGACGAACAGGTCGTCCCGCAGCGGGTTGAGGCGCCCGGTGATCTGCATGGGGGAGTGATTTTCCAGGTTCCCCCTCAAGTCGACGTCGGCGAACTTCGACTCCTCCGACGACAGCCCGCTCACGCGCCCTCCCAGATTGTAGAAGGTGCTGTTGAACGTCTGCGGCAGGTGGTTGTCCGTGAAGGACAGGGTGCCGTTTTGGATGGTGACGCTGCCGACAGATACCTGCCGACGCGGCGGCGCGGCGGCAGGAGTTGACGACGCCCCGTCTGCCACCGCAACAGCCGGGGGCGCGGCAGTGGCAACGGCCGGCGGCTTTGTGGCGGTCGCCGGCCGTTCTGCCGCCTGCTGTGGCGTCTCTTCCTTTATCAGGTCCTGCAGGTTTAGGCTGCCGTCTTTTCTGATGATGATCCGGGAATAGACGTCGTTCAGGGCGACCTGCCGGATGCTCAAAGAGAACGGTTCCAGCTCGCCCTGGAATTCGTCGAACTGCAGGCTCTCCCACTTCAATAGATCCTGGTCGGCCACCGAGTCGATGCTGTGGAAGTCCCGCACCCCCGCACTCCCCTTGAAGCGTCCCGTGGTCTTGCCGTTTCTGGAGGCGACGTCGAGGTTTAGGGATAGGTCTGCGTTGCCGCCGATGACGAAGAAGTTGAAGGAGTCGGGGAAGTACGGTTCGAAATCCCGGATGGGGAGCCGCGCGACGCTCAGCATCCCCTGGTAGCGAAACGGGGCCGGCGTCAGCGTTCCCCTGGCCTTGAGCGCGGCGCCTTTTCCGTAGCTAGAGACGAAGTTCATCGGCATCGGCGCAAATTTCGGCCCCTGCAGGTTGGAGAGGGTGAGGCTCGTGTTACGCAGCGTGAAGCGGGGAGGCTCCTCGTAGGTCTTGTCCACGAAGGCGAGCTTGAAGCCGTCGAGCTGGAAGCGTTTGACCAGGTAACTGAACGCCCTGGATTTGCCGGCGGTCTCCTTGCGTATTTTGTGGGGCGTGGCCGGCTTGGCCTCTGGCTGCTTCGCCAGAAGCGAGAGGGGCGACAGCGACCCGTCGGCCTCACGGGAAAGGGAGAGATTCCCTCGTGAAAGCTTGATCTCGCCGACCTCCAGGCGGTTGGAGTTTTGCTGGAAGCTCGCGTCTTTTACCTGGAGCGTCGCCAGGTCGAATCCGTCATTGCTGCCGTAGCGGGCGGAGAGCCCGTCAATGGAGAGATCTCCTTTTTGTACCCTGAGCCCGTCCGGCTCGGCGTAGAGGATTGCCGCCGAGAGGCCGACCGTCCCCTGCACCGGCGCGGTCAGGTACTGTTGCAGGTAGGGCCAGACACGCCCAAGCCTTACTCCGGCGATCTGGAGCGATGCGTTCAGCGACACAGGGTTCACGGCGAACCCGCCGCGACTTTTTAGCGATGCGTTGCCGTCAGCCATAAGCGAAAGGTCGTAGCCGGAGGAGCGGCCAGGCCTGGTGTCGAAGTTCTGCAGCGCGATTTCGAGGTTGGAGACGGTGCTGCTGAAGCCGCCTTTGGGGACGGCGTCCCGGAAGTGAACGGTTCCATTGCTGCTGACAAAGGATTTCGCTGCAAAGGCCGATTTCTCGTTCCCCTTCTCACCCTTGGCCTCCTTTGATTCCTTTGGATCCTTGGGCTTTTCTCTGCCCGCAAGTATCCGCTGGTACATCCAGCGCCCCTTGCTGTCGCGGTCGACAAAGAGCTCGATTCCGTTCAGGGCGATGGAGCCGAACTCGAAAGATCCGGCGAGCACTTCGAGCCTGTCGGCCTTAAGCTCCAGCGAGGGGAGACGCAGCAGCGGTTTGCCATCCGGCAGATCCACCCGGACTTCCGCCAGCCCCGCCCCCCCTTTCAGGGTCAGTTCCGGTTTCTTCTCCGCGGATACGCGGTAGGCGAGATCCAAGTCGAGCGTGAGCCGCCCCGAGGTCAGTGCGACCGGAGGGGAGACCGGCGCATAGGCAAGGTATTGGGGGAGGTTCAGCCCCTTGAGCCCGATGCGCACCGACATTTCCTGCGACTTGCTGAGGGGCTTAAGCTTTCCGGCGAAGCTGAAGGGGGCGCCGTCCACTACGGCAGCCAACCGGGGGTCGACGTACCTGTCCGCGAGGTAGGGGATGTTGCTTATGAATGGGATGGTGAGCTGCAGGTTGCGGACGTCATGTTTTCTTCCTCCTGCCGCCCGGTCCTCAAAGTCGATGGACCCGTTCTTCACGATGATGTTGTTCAAGGAAAAAAGGAGGGGCTTTCCTTGCTCCGGTTTTCCCCCCTTGGGTTGCCGTTCGATGATATCGCTGAAGTTGAAACGGTTGGGTGCGGTGCGGACCAGGCTGACGCTGGGCGTATCGAGCGCGAGCTCGGAAAGGATCAAGGCCCGCTTGTACACAGATGCCAGGGCGAGTGACGCCGTCGCCTCTCGGAAAGCGAACAACGGTGGGCCGGACTTTTCGGCGATGGCGAAATCCCTCACCGTGGCGGTCAGGGTGAAGGGGTTGATACTGACAGAAGAAATGCGCACCTCGCGCCCCGTCGCCTCCTTCAGCGCGCTGGCCGCCTTGTTCCTGACAATGATCGGCAGGACTGCTGTCACAAATACGAGAGCCGAAATGACTATTGCCGCAGATATAAGCAAGTATTTTGTTCGTTTAGACACATGCACCTCACGCCAGAGAGAGTCGTACGATAGTCTTTCTTATTATAAGCTAGCATGGATTGTCTGATAACGCACCTCTAACAGCGGTTAAAAGAGCAGCTGGTGATACTATGCCAGCAAAAAAGCCCGTTCCGGGCGCGCGGAACGGGCTTCATCGAGTTGAAGATTTGTCCTGCCAGTCGGTATCAAAGGATCAACGCGGCGTCGTGGCAGTTGGAACAGGCGCGATCTTCCGATCCAACGATGCTTTCCCGCCCCCGCCGACGATAAGAGCCAGCGCCATTCCCACAACCAGCAGGTGGTATTCGAAACCTTCTCCAGCCTGTTTGCCCGCCCAGTTCATGAAGAAGCCATTCGGGAGATGAACCATGAAAACGGCGACGACCATGTTGGCGAGGATTCCGAAGGCGGCGATCCTGGTGCAAAGGCCCAGGATGAGGCCGAGCGAGCCGAGGAATTCGGCGCAGATGGCGAGGAATGCGAACAGCATCGGGACCTTCATGTTCTGGGTGAACATCTGCATGGTGCCGGAGAAGCCGGGGCCGCCAAACCAGCCCAGCATCTTCTGCGCACCGTGGGGGAAGAACACGATGCCCAGGAACACTCTGACTATGGCGAGGTTGATGTCGTCGCGGGTTGCAAGGATCCTTTTGAACATGGCTCACTCCAATTGGATTTTTTGTTCTGCAACTGTTTCGCCGGTAGCTGCGGTTTAGTGGGAACCTGCAGGTCGGGGGGATGGGAAAGCGGAGCTTGCAGCGCAAGCAAGGGCTAGATGCGCATCTAGCCCTTGCTCTTGCCGGGTTACCTCTGGAAGAGTGAACCTTTTTCGATCTGATCTTTGCGGATCTCGTATTCCTGTTTATTCATCTTTCCTGCCTTGTAATCCTGATCGAGTTGCTGCATCTGGCGGTGTGCGTTGTACTCGTACGCTCCTGCGCCGAGCACCGCCCCGCCTAAGGCCCCGCCTGCAGCACTACCGCCGCGGCTGCTGCAGCCCCACGTCATGGCAACTAAGAGCAAAGCACCTATAACGTACATTTTTTTCATAGTTTCCACTCCTTTTAGTGGTTATTGGACACCTTGGAGATCATAGCCACAGATTGAATTATGTCAATTTTGTCCAGCTCTGGTTGCCGCCTCACCTGGGGGGGATTTACAGTACCACCTCCGTCAAAAGGACCGGCAACCCAGACCGACTCAGGCATTCAAGCACCAAAGGGAGGTCTGCCTGTCCTGTACGTCGGTTGCGCGTTTGCAAAGGTATGAAAAAGCGAGACTTTGGTGACCTGGGTCACGCCAGGCTCGTTACGTATGAGTTATGTTTGCCTCGCACTTTAATTAGATAGGAGGGACCACGAATGTTCCGGCGCCTTACCCTGCTTGCGGGAATTACCGCTATCGTTATCCTCTGCGCGTCGCCACTTTTCGCCGGTACAAAGAGCGCTCCATCCTGTGAGTTGACTGCGAAGGAACGCTACACCTACTACGAGATAAACGGTAAAGACCTGGATGACCTGCGCAGGGAGATGAACCTGAGGGGAACGGTAGGGACCGACGGCCGGGTCTATTCTGCCCTTACCAGTTGGGACATCAACTTCGCTTATGACATAGCACAAGATTCGGGCGGTTACCGGGTCAAAACAGCAAACACCACGGTCGATATCGAGTACCGTCTGCCGCGAATAGGGGCGGCTTGCGCCGACCCGGAACTGAACCTGGCCTGGGCGCGCTATCTTGAGCGCCTGCAACAACACGAGTTCGGCCACAAGAATTTGGCGCTCCAGGCTGCTTCAGAGATAAATGAACTCCTGGCATCGTTGCCGGCGTTCCCGACTGCAGATGCACTGGCTGCGGAGATCACCCGGATCACCGACGACAAGTTCAAGGTGCTGAAAGAAAAGCAGGTGGAATACGACGACGAGACAAAGCACGGGGAGACGCAAGGCGCCATACTACCTGGCCGCGAAACGCATTTAGCCGGAGCATAAAAAAAGGGTTACAGAGAAATCTGTAACCCTTTTTGCTGCCATCTTACATGGCAGGCAGGAGGCTGTTACCTTCCGCCGGTGCCCATGCCGCCGCCGCTACCGGTTCCCATGGTTCCGCCGGTGCCCATGCCGCCGCCGGTTCCTGTCGTTCCGCCGGTGCCCATGCTGCCACCGCTACCGGTTCCCATGGTTCCGCCAGTACCCATGCTACCGGTACCCTGGTTGTAGGTGCCAGTCCCCTGATCGTAGGTCCCTGTGCCCCTCTGCATGGTTCCGCCGGTATCCTGGTCATAGGTTCCGCCGGTGCCTCTCTCCATGGTTCCGCCGGTACCCTGGTCGTAAGTCCCAGTGCCTACGCTGCCACCGGCGCCGGTGCCCATGGTCCCGCCGCTACCGGTCTCTGGCCCCACTTTTTCCACGGTGAAGTCCTGTCTGGTTGTTGTGTGAGCCCCCATGCCACTGGGCATTGTGGATTCCGTCAAGCCGCCACCAGCCGTCCCTCTTGCGCTACCTGCTTTGTGGGTGGTGGTTTCGTGATGCGTCTTGGAAGCGTTGCTCGTTGTGCCGGTTTTGTGATGTGTAGCCGAATGGGTCCTGGTGCTGTCAGCGTAGCCTGTGCCTGTTGTCAGTCCCATCATGCCTACGATGGCTATCGCGGTGAATAACGCCCTTCTTACTGTTCTCATTTGGGGACCTCCGTTACCCCGGCTGACGCGCAGCCCGGGGGGCATCACATGTACCACTCCTCTTGTTGTACCTGCGATGCCGTTTCTGTTGGTTTATCACCAACTCCAGTCCGTTCTGCTTATGGGCATAAGCCGATACCGCTCACACCCCGCCTTCACTGCTTTTGACTAGGGATGCAGTGGAAGATTGCATACATCTCCCCCCGCACCTTTTCTTAACGGTAACACACGAAGTTTAAAAAGGCAACGAGCGTTATGGTGTGTAAGTTATTGGAAACTTTGACTTATTGTTGCTTGCGCTCTTGCCGCTGCTCCGTGTGGCTTCCCTGTCGGAATGTGTGGAAGTGGGCGAAGTAGGGATGGTTTTTTGACGGTGGTACCTGCGATGACGCAAAAAAGCCGCCTGCACAAACAGGCGGCTTTTTTGCCGTGTAACGATGCAACGACTCTGCTACTCCTTCTGGGCGGTCACCAGCTCGATGAAGCTTCCTAGCAGCGAGCTGTTGAACGCTCCTGGTTCCTCCCGCATCGCCTTGATCGCTTCCTGATGCGAAACCGCCTTGCGGTAGACCCGGTCCAAGGTGAGGGCGCTGTACATGTCGCACATGGCGGAGAGCTGGGCGCTGCGGGGGATCTCGTCCCCCTTGATTCCTGTGGGGTAGCCGTTGCCGTCGTACCTTTCGTGGTGGTGGCGCACGATGGTCAGCGACATGTCGCCGAATCTGCCGCTGTCTTTCAGGTATTCGTACCCCTTCTGGGTGTGCTGCTTGATCTTGTAGTACTCGACATCGGAGAGGGCGTCAGGCTTGTTCAGGATATCATTGGTGACGAATATCATCCCGTAGTCGTGGAGCATGGAACCGATTCCCACGTCGACCAGTTCGTCCGGGTGGACCTGAAACAGCTTCTCGTGGGCGAGCAGGTTGAGGGCGGCAACCTGGACGCTGTGGGTGAATATGTACAGGTTGTGCGCCACCACGGATCCGATCGACTTCAGGGCGTGGGGGTCGTTGCTTATATATTCCATCATGTGCTGCACCAGTTGCCGGCAGCGCTCCAGGTTCGACGCCTCCTCGGGGGCCTCGAAGGCGTCCACCAGGTAGTTGATGGAAGTCTGGTAGAGGATCCTCCCTTTTCTCTCGCTGTCGAGGTCGTCCCTGTTCAGCATTTCCTTCAGGCTGTTCTCCAGATAGGAGGAAATATCAGCCATATCCCCGGACCTTGCGTACAGGAACTTGCTGCCGTTTCGCTCCATTCTACTGTGGTCTGCGGAGGAAAACTTTCTCTCGGCGTCTTTGTAAAGGACGTAGTTACCCGCTGTCTTCATGAAAAGGGGCACGGACGGGAAGTAGTCCGGGTCAATACTGTCAATGCTTATGGCCCTCCAGTAAAGGTCTTTCATAACACCCTCTCTTAATCTCTTAGTGTCTTCCGCCGTACTCTCAACCGTCCTGGAAGACTTCATGCCATCCTCTGAGCCGCTCGTCGCGCCCGCTCATATACTACTCGTCAAGACAGGGCAAAACTAAAGTCAGTCTGTACAGATATCGGGTCGGTGGACATTTTCAACTACGACAAGATGCATGACGAGTTCCCGCACGAGCCGACCGGCGACCAGTGGTTCGACGAGGC from Citrifermentans bremense harbors:
- a CDS encoding DUF748 domain-containing protein — translated: MHVSKRTKYLLISAAIVISALVFVTAVLPIIVRNKAASALKEATGREVRISSVSINPFTLTATVRDFAIAEKSGPPLFAFREATASLALASVYKRALILSELALDTPSVSLVRTAPNRFNFSDIIERQPKGGKPEQGKPLLFSLNNIIVKNGSIDFEDRAAGGRKHDVRNLQLTIPFISNIPYLADRYVDPRLAAVVDGAPFSFAGKLKPLSKSQEMSVRIGLKGLNLPQYLAYAPVSPPVALTSGRLTLDLDLAYRVSAEKKPELTLKGGAGLAEVRVDLPDGKPLLRLPSLELKADRLEVLAGSFEFGSIALNGIELFVDRDSKGRWMYQRILAGREKPKDPKESKEAKGEKGNEKSAFAAKSFVSSNGTVHFRDAVPKGGFSSTVSNLEIALQNFDTRPGRSSGYDLSLMADGNASLKSRGGFAVNPVSLNASLQIAGVRLGRVWPYLQQYLTAPVQGTVGLSAAILYAEPDGLRVQKGDLSIDGLSARYGSNDGFDLATLQVKDASFQQNSNRLEVGEIKLSRGNLSLSREADGSLSPLSLLAKQPEAKPATPHKIRKETAGKSRAFSYLVKRFQLDGFKLAFVDKTYEEPPRFTLRNTSLTLSNLQGPKFAPMPMNFVSSYGKGAALKARGTLTPAPFRYQGMLSVARLPIRDFEPYFPDSFNFFVIGGNADLSLNLDVASRNGKTTGRFKGSAGVRDFHSIDSVADQDLLKWESLQFDEFQGELEPFSLSIRQVALNDVYSRIIIRKDGSLNLQDLIKEETPQQAAERPATATKPPAVATAAPPAVAVADGASSTPAAAPPRRQVSVGSVTIQNGTLSFTDNHLPQTFNSTFYNLGGRVSGLSSEESKFADVDLRGNLENHSPMQITGRLNPLRDDLFVDLKVSFRDIELSPVTPYSGTYLGYEIDKGKLFLDLKYLIEKKQLSSENRIFIDQFTFGNKVESKEATNLPVRLAIALLKDRKGEIHLDLPVTGRTDDPQFSIWRLVGQVLKNLLVKAATSPFALLSSLTGGGQDFSMVQFEPGSSSLSQGESQKLEKLAKVLADRPGVKMEVKGFVDKAKDPEGYRQELLERKLQHEKYLYLAKEQKSAEGESGAAVKLSEEEYTRLLKAVYKKEKFPKPRNALGLVKELPANEMRKLIIANTVVAETDLQSLARERAAAVFNYLVSRGGLPAERLFQGSEDIYRPPAQENAPRSRVEFSAIAR
- a CDS encoding HD-GYP domain-containing protein, coding for MKDLYWRAISIDSIDPDYFPSVPLFMKTAGNYVLYKDAERKFSSADHSRMERNGSKFLYARSGDMADISSYLENSLKEMLNRDDLDSERKGRILYQTSINYLVDAFEAPEEASNLERCRQLVQHMMEYISNDPHALKSIGSVVAHNLYIFTHSVQVAALNLLAHEKLFQVHPDELVDVGIGSMLHDYGMIFVTNDILNKPDALSDVEYYKIKQHTQKGYEYLKDSGRFGDMSLTIVRHHHERYDGNGYPTGIKGDEIPRSAQLSAMCDMYSALTLDRVYRKAVSHQEAIKAMREEPGAFNSSLLGSFIELVTAQKE
- a CDS encoding DoxX family protein translates to MFKRILATRDDINLAIVRVFLGIVFFPHGAQKMLGWFGGPGFSGTMQMFTQNMKVPMLFAFLAICAEFLGSLGLILGLCTRIAAFGILANMVVAVFMVHLPNGFFMNWAGKQAGEGFEYHLLVVGMALALIVGGGGKASLDRKIAPVPTATTPR
- a CDS encoding DUF922 domain-containing Zn-dependent protease; its protein translation is MFRRLTLLAGITAIVILCASPLFAGTKSAPSCELTAKERYTYYEINGKDLDDLRREMNLRGTVGTDGRVYSALTSWDINFAYDIAQDSGGYRVKTANTTVDIEYRLPRIGAACADPELNLAWARYLERLQQHEFGHKNLALQAASEINELLASLPAFPTADALAAEITRITDDKFKVLKEKQVEYDDETKHGETQGAILPGRETHLAGA
- a CDS encoding YkgJ family cysteine cluster protein, which codes for MIRERKEMRGEKAIDELLDLVKQQQVFLEMFVRSWIDDYRCSGGAIFCGKGCRNCCSLAVHTGFAEALAVARNLDETQGRAVESYAVRLRDLLQGVSELPDYLRLHRQEMGFCPFLTDGGDCGVYPVRPLSCRSLISTRESVWCGADFAQVPPAEREAFVAALDKKVVAFPSHYVAVLQESGKELESAGAKTMRELFGFSLYGNLGVLVHLCRSHDLAKACLTGKDAAVGCIAGAGFDHPLLLNVT